The following DNA comes from Puniceicoccaceae bacterium.
AATAAATCAGGTTGCGACGCTTTGACGGAAACCAGAAAAAGAGGTGTCCGACACCGTGACAAAATGCACGGGCTGCCCATTCCGGTATGCGGGCAAAAACCCAGCCAACGAAAAATACGAGATAATACATGGATGGTCTCAACGATACATGCAACCTCACCTCGCTGGGACGTGGATCTTCCCAGAGGATCTTCGGGGTTCGCATACCCGATTCAAACAGACTACCCAGCCGTCAGGATGATGTTCCATACAACTGCGGGTTCAGGCTCGGATCATTGTACATCTTAAACTGGAAATACACACGGTAAGCGCGCTTTCCCTCCTGGATCTCCCTCAAAAATTGTTCCAAAATCCCCGTAAGATCTGCGCGCTGCTGCCGGAGCACCTCCAGCTTCTGCTCACACTTGGCACGGTGTTCAGCGCTCACGTCACTGCGCTCAGTCTGCTCCACCATGTGGTAAACCTTGAGCGCCATGATCGAGAGACGGTCGATGATCATGCCCGGGGTTTCTGAATTGACCGGGGCATTGGCAACATCTGGTTTTAGCAGTTCAAAGAGAAACTGATCCATGCGCTCGATGAAATCATTGCGCTGCTGGTTGTAGGCGTCAATTGCCCGCTTCGCGCGGTAAACATATTCGAACCCCTGATCATCGCGACGCGCGCAATCTTCTTCATGCCAGAGGTTGTAGTTCCGCCGATGATTCCCATGGACAAAAACCCAAAGCCCATCCAACCCCGAGGGATCCTCATCGACCTGGTGCCACTTGGCAGTCCATTCCGCTTGCATGTCGGCAATCTCGCTTGCAGTGATCTTCATGCTCCACCCTTAGGCAATCTACCCGAGCGGAGCAATCTCATTTGAACCGCAAACCCGGGTTCACCGTACCCCGTCTTGCGTTCCATGCCCCGTCACCAAGAAAAGCATTGCGCTCACAGAATGCGTTGCTTGAGATGCTGTGCCGGTCGCAATCATCGGAATCGCCAATCGCTCATGCCCTGGTCGCTC
Coding sequences within:
- a CDS encoding DUF4254 domain-containing protein produces the protein MKITASEIADMQAEWTAKWHQVDEDPSGLDGLWVFVHGNHRRNYNLWHEEDCARRDDQGFEYVYRAKRAIDAYNQQRNDFIERMDQFLFELLKPDVANAPVNSETPGMIIDRLSIMALKVYHMVEQTERSDVSAEHRAKCEQKLEVLRQQRADLTGILEQFLREIQEGKRAYRVYFQFKMYNDPSLNPQLYGTSS